The Papaver somniferum cultivar HN1 chromosome 3, ASM357369v1, whole genome shotgun sequence genome includes a region encoding these proteins:
- the LOC113358214 gene encoding isopentenyl-diphosphate Delta-isomerase I-like isoform X2 encodes MGEVTDAAMDAVQKRLMFDDECILVDELDNVVGHDSKYNCHLMEKIESLNLLHRAFSVFLFNSKYELLLQQRSATKVTFPLVWTNTCCSHPLYRESELIQENFLGVRNAAQRKLLDELGIPAEDVPVDEFFPLSRMLYKAPSDVDYLLFMVRDVNVHPNPDEVADIKYVNAEELKELLRKADAGEEGIKLSPWFRLVVDNFLFKWWDHVKQGTLHEAADMKTIHKLM; translated from the exons ATGGGTGAAGTTACTGATGCAGCCATGGATGCTGTTCAAAAGCGTCTCATGTTTGACGATGA ATGTATTTTAGTGGATGAATTAGATAATGTTGTTGGGCATGACTCAAAATACAATT GTCATCTGATGGAGAAGATTGAGTCTTTGAATTTGCTGCACAGAGCTTTTAGTGTTTTTCTCTTTAACTCGAAATATGAATTGCTTCTTCAG CAACGATCTGCGACTAAGGTAACTTTCCCACTGGTGTGGACAAACACTTGTTGCAGCCATCCACTCTATCGTGAGTCCGAGCTTATCCAGGAGAACTTCCTTG GGGTAAGAAATGCTGCACAAAGGAAACTATTGGATGAATTGGGTATTCCAGCTGAAGATGTGCCAGTTGACGAATTCTTTCCCCTTAGTCGTATGCTCTACAAGGCTCCATCTGATG TGGATTACCTACTCTTTATGGTAAGAGATGTGAATGTGCATCCAAACCCTGATGAAGTGGCGGACATTAAGTACGTGAATGCTGAGGAGTTGAAAGAGTTGTTGCGGAAAGCTGATGCAGGTGAAGAGGGTATCAAGCTATCACCTTGGTTTAGACTAGTTGTTGATAACTTCTTGTTCAAATGGTGGGACCATGTCAAGCAAGGTACACTTCATGAAGCTGCTGACATGAAAACCATTCATAAGTTGATGTAG
- the LOC113358214 gene encoding isopentenyl-diphosphate Delta-isomerase I-like isoform X1 codes for MGEVTDAAMDAVQKRLMFDDECILVDELDNVVGHDSKYNCHLMEKIESLNLLHRAFSVFLFNSKYELLLQQRSATKVTFPLVWTNTCCSHPLYRESELIQENFLGVRNAAQRKLLDELGIPAEDVPVDEFFPLSRMLYKAPSDGKWGEHELDYLLFMVRDVNVHPNPDEVADIKYVNAEELKELLRKADAGEEGIKLSPWFRLVVDNFLFKWWDHVKQGTLHEAADMKTIHKLM; via the exons ATGGGTGAAGTTACTGATGCAGCCATGGATGCTGTTCAAAAGCGTCTCATGTTTGACGATGA ATGTATTTTAGTGGATGAATTAGATAATGTTGTTGGGCATGACTCAAAATACAATT GTCATCTGATGGAGAAGATTGAGTCTTTGAATTTGCTGCACAGAGCTTTTAGTGTTTTTCTCTTTAACTCGAAATATGAATTGCTTCTTCAG CAACGATCTGCGACTAAGGTAACTTTCCCACTGGTGTGGACAAACACTTGTTGCAGCCATCCACTCTATCGTGAGTCCGAGCTTATCCAGGAGAACTTCCTTG GGGTAAGAAATGCTGCACAAAGGAAACTATTGGATGAATTGGGTATTCCAGCTGAAGATGTGCCAGTTGACGAATTCTTTCCCCTTAGTCGTATGCTCTACAAGGCTCCATCTGATGGCAAGTGGGGAGAACATGAAT TGGATTACCTACTCTTTATGGTAAGAGATGTGAATGTGCATCCAAACCCTGATGAAGTGGCGGACATTAAGTACGTGAATGCTGAGGAGTTGAAAGAGTTGTTGCGGAAAGCTGATGCAGGTGAAGAGGGTATCAAGCTATCACCTTGGTTTAGACTAGTTGTTGATAACTTCTTGTTCAAATGGTGGGACCATGTCAAGCAAGGTACACTTCATGAAGCTGCTGACATGAAAACCATTCATAAGTTGATGTAG